One part of the Streptococcus sp. oral taxon 431 genome encodes these proteins:
- the speE gene encoding polyamine aminopropyltransferase produces MDLWFSEVHTPDVKLSLRTAKQLYAGKSEWQDIEVLDTPAFGKILILNGHVLFSDADDFVYNEMTVHVPMAVHPNPKKVLVIGGGDGGVAQVLTLYPELEQIDIVEPDEMLVEVCREYFPDFAAGLDDPRVTIYYQNGLRFLRNCEDDYDIIINDATDPFGHTEGLFTKEFYGNSYRALKEDGIMIYQHGSPFFDEDESACRSMHRKVNQAFPISRVYQAHIPTSPAGYWLFGFASKKYHPVKDFDKEGWKKRQLFTEYYTANLHIGAFMLPKYVEDILEEEEGKK; encoded by the coding sequence ATGGATTTATGGTTTTCTGAAGTTCATACTCCAGATGTGAAATTGTCGCTTAGAACTGCTAAACAACTTTACGCTGGCAAAAGTGAATGGCAGGATATTGAAGTATTAGATACACCAGCTTTTGGGAAAATATTGATTTTAAATGGGCATGTCTTATTCTCAGATGCAGATGACTTTGTCTACAACGAAATGACAGTTCACGTTCCTATGGCTGTCCATCCCAATCCAAAGAAAGTCTTGGTTATTGGGGGTGGTGACGGTGGTGTTGCCCAAGTATTAACTCTCTATCCTGAATTGGAACAAATCGATATTGTAGAACCTGATGAGATGCTGGTTGAGGTTTGTCGAGAGTATTTTCCAGACTTTGCAGCAGGACTTGATGACCCTCGCGTCACCATTTACTACCAAAATGGACTGAGATTTTTGAGAAACTGTGAAGATGATTACGACATCATCATCAACGATGCGACAGATCCATTTGGACATACAGAAGGGCTCTTTACCAAGGAATTTTACGGCAATAGCTATAGAGCCTTGAAAGAAGACGGAATCATGATCTATCAGCATGGTAGTCCCTTCTTTGACGAAGATGAGTCGGCTTGCCGTAGTATGCACCGCAAGGTCAATCAAGCCTTTCCAATCAGCCGGGTTTACCAGGCCCATATCCCAACTAGTCCTGCTGGCTATTGGTTGTTTGGATTTGCATCGAAAAAATATCACCCTGTCAAAGATTTTGACAAGGAAGGCTGGAAAAAACGCCAGTTATTTACGGAATACTACACTGCAAA